The Thermoanaerobaculia bacterium sequence AGCCGGTCACGAACTGGATCGCGAGGATCGCGAGCGCGATCGACCCGAGGGTGAACCACCAGCCGCCGCGGGCGGGCGTGGGCTTCTCACCGAAGCGCTTCCACGCCGTGAGAAGGCCGGTTCGCTCGTCGAACCCTTCTCCGAAACGGCTCACGCGATCTCCGTCGGCCGGACCCAGACCTGCCCGGCGCGGATCTCGATCGGAAGGCGCGCGAGAGGAGCGGGAGGCGGCCCGCCGGCCACGGTGCCGTCCGGGCGGTACGTCCCGCCGTGGCAGGGACACCGGAAGAGCCGCGAACCCGGATCCCACCGCACGGAACATCCCAGATGCGTGCAGGTCGACGAGAGGGCGGCGAGCCCCCCCGCTTCGCGCACCACGAAGATCCGCTCGCGGCGCTGCTCCGACCGGTACGCGTCGGGGCGCGCGTACGCGAGCACGGCTTCGACCGGGCCCGGACCCGTGAACGCCGCCTCGGGGCCGATGGCGACGGGATCGAGGCGGACGA is a genomic window containing:
- a CDS encoding Rieske 2Fe-2S domain-containing protein; this translates as MASERLTEPRAGTRRGFLAGFVAAAAALFAGTLSAIAARFLGGDRRVVRLDPVAIGPEAAFTGPGPVEAVLAYARPDAYRSEQRRERIFVVREAGGLAALSSTCTHLGCSVRWDPGSRLFRCPCHGGTYRPDGTVAGGPPPAPLARLPIEIRAGQVWVRPTEIA